TAAGTAAACAGTGCCATGACTAATCCTATCGCTAAGGTTAGTGATCAACAAAAATTAAGCAGGAAAATGAAAGACTGGCAGTTGAAGAGTTTAGGGAACTTTCACCAAAAAGTATAAGATTTATCTCACTCTTAAGTGGCAGTAAAACCTTTACCTGAAAACTTAAAAAGATTGAAAAGTTTAGGTGGTGGATAAACTGCCCCTAAAGGTCCGATAAGTTAAATTGGGATGAAGGAAAATCCCTACTGATTAAAGCTTAGCTTTATGACGATTATTTTAATGATAATATCACTGTCAATTAGACAGAAATTTATGAATATACCAACGTTGTAAACGCTTTACGATAAAAACAATCAGTGAATCCGCTTTCTTGACGAAGGTGTGTGGGAGGAGTAAAATAGAATTGTCATATATTATTCAAAAATATGACCTTTTAAGCTATTGACAAAGTTTTTATCTTAATAAATTTAGTATAGAGGAGGGTTTTTAAAGTTGTACCTGTGTTAATCTCCAGAAATCTATTATTTTAGGGGGAGAGTAGGATGTCTTCAAACCGAGAATTTTTCTACAGAAAGCTTCATTCATTGTTAGGCGTTATCCCGGTAGGGGCTTTTTTAATTGTTCATTTAAGTGTGAACTATTTTGCCGTGAGAGGGCCTGAAGCTTATAATCAGGCAACACATTTTATGGAAAACCTCCCATTTCGCTATTTTATGGAAGCGACGCTAATATTTCTTCCATTAATCTTTCACGCTATTTATGGTTTATACATTGCCTTTCAAGCAAAACATAACACTTCTACATACAGTTATTTTAGAAACTGGATGTTCAGGCTTCAGCGGACGTCTGGCATTATCGTGTTAATCTTTGTGACTTGGCATGTGTGGGAGACACGAATTGCTGCTGCAATGGGGGCAGAAGTGAATTTTAATATGATGGCTGAAATTGTAGAAAACCCACTAGCACTAATATTGTATATTATTGGAATTACAGCGACGACATTTCATTTTGCTAATGGGCTATGGTCGTTTGCTATTACGTGGGGAATTACAATTACACCAAAATCCCAAAGAATTTCAACGTATGTGACGATGGCTATTTTTGTCGCCTTAACTTTTGTAGGCGTAAGGTCCATTCTTGCATTCGTAGGATAGTAAAAAGAGGGAGTGTTAATGATGAGTAATGGGAAAATTATCGTTGTGGGTGGCGGACTAGCCGGCTTGATGGCAACGATTAAAGCAGCAGAAGCAGGAATGAAAGTTGATTTATTCTCAGTCGTACCTGTAAAACGGTCCCATTCCGTCTGTGCTCAAGGTGGGATAAACGGGGCTTTAAATACGATGGGTGAAGGTGACTCTACTTGGGAGCATTTTGATGATTCAGTTTATGGAGGGGATTTCCTAGCCAATCAGCCTCCGGTTAAAGCGATGTGTGATGCAGCACCAGGCATTATTCATTTGTTAGACCGTATGGGGGTTATGTTCAATAGAACGGCAGAAGGGTTATTGGCTCTTAGACGTTTTGGAGGTACGCAACACCACCGAACCGCTTTTGCTGGAGCTACGACAGGTCAACAACTCTTATATGCCCTAGATGAGCAAGTAAGAAGGCATGAAGTCAGTGGTCTCGTAACCAAATATGAAGGCTGGGAGTTTTTACACGCTGTCCTAGATGAAGATGGTGTATGTCGAGGAATGACCGCACAAAATCTTAACTCTTCAGAAATTGAATCCTTTAAGGGTGATGCCGTTATTTTAGCTACTGGTGGCCCAGGAATCATTTTTGGAAAATCGACGAATTCTATGATAAATACTGGCTATGCTGCTGCAGCTGTTTATGAGCAAGGGGCTTATTATGCTAACGGAGAATTTATCCAAATTCACCCTACAGCTATTCCTGGAGATGATAAACTCCGATTAATGAGTGAATCAGCCCGTGGTGAAGGCGGTCGTGTCTGGACATACGACGAAGATGGAAAGCCGTGGTATTTCCTTGAAGAAAAGTATCCGGCATACGGTAATCTTGTGCCGAGAGATATTGCCACAAGGGAAATTTTCCACGTTTGTGTGGATCTTAAGCGGGGAATTAACGGGGAAAACATGGTTTATCTTGACCTTTCTCATAAGGACCCAAAAGAGCTAGACATTAAATTAGGTGGCATTATGGAAATCTATGAAAAGTTTATGGGGGATGATCCACGGAAGGTGCCGATGAAAATTTTCCCAGCTGTTCATTACTCTATGGGTGGTCTTTGGGTGGATTATGACCAGATGACAAATATTCCTGGCCTATTTGCA
The DNA window shown above is from Salipaludibacillus agaradhaerens and carries:
- a CDS encoding succinate dehydrogenase cytochrome b558 subunit — translated: MSSNREFFYRKLHSLLGVIPVGAFLIVHLSVNYFAVRGPEAYNQATHFMENLPFRYFMEATLIFLPLIFHAIYGLYIAFQAKHNTSTYSYFRNWMFRLQRTSGIIVLIFVTWHVWETRIAAAMGAEVNFNMMAEIVENPLALILYIIGITATTFHFANGLWSFAITWGITITPKSQRISTYVTMAIFVALTFVGVRSILAFVG
- the sdhA gene encoding succinate dehydrogenase flavoprotein subunit; protein product: MSNGKIIVVGGGLAGLMATIKAAEAGMKVDLFSVVPVKRSHSVCAQGGINGALNTMGEGDSTWEHFDDSVYGGDFLANQPPVKAMCDAAPGIIHLLDRMGVMFNRTAEGLLALRRFGGTQHHRTAFAGATTGQQLLYALDEQVRRHEVSGLVTKYEGWEFLHAVLDEDGVCRGMTAQNLNSSEIESFKGDAVILATGGPGIIFGKSTNSMINTGYAAAAVYEQGAYYANGEFIQIHPTAIPGDDKLRLMSESARGEGGRVWTYDEDGKPWYFLEEKYPAYGNLVPRDIATREIFHVCVDLKRGINGENMVYLDLSHKDPKELDIKLGGIMEIYEKFMGDDPRKVPMKIFPAVHYSMGGLWVDYDQMTNIPGLFAAGEVDYSIHGANRLGANSLLSSIYGGMVAGPKAAEYIQGLESTSEDTPESVFADQVAKDKQQFDDILNMKGDENAFKLHQELGNLMTDNVTVVRENDKLKATDEKIVELLERYHNISIDDTAKWTNQSAAFVRQLKSMMNLARVITIGAYNRNESRGAHYKPEFPERDDEEWLKTTKAKYNPDTHSPEFEYEEVDVSLIKPRKRDYTSKKKAGEKA